In Lates calcarifer isolate ASB-BC8 linkage group LG15, TLL_Latcal_v3, whole genome shotgun sequence, one genomic interval encodes:
- the zdhhc21 gene encoding palmitoyltransferase ZDHHC21 — MKLRLHFVVDPMGWLCISIVFGIWLYNTFFIPKLVLLPHYNEGHIPWVTVVCYYISSALCIAALFRASTADPGRLPVDPHIPHSEREHWELCNKCNLMRPKRSHHCSRCGHCVRRMDHHCPWINNCVGEDNHWLFLQLCFYAQVLSLFTLVLDFCQYYYFQPLTGLDQEKFTTRHELALLRVSALMGVVMFGGMTSLFYTQMTGILSDTTTIEKMAQFSNEVYGSKRSWQWALAEVCGTRWKLLWLIPLRSRQPLQASHHFRTHV, encoded by the exons ATGAAGCTTCGCCTGCACTTTGTGGTGGACCCCATGGGTTGGCTGTGCATCAGCATAGTATTTGGGATCTGGCTCTACAATACTTTCTTCATTCCAAAGCTGGTTCTGCTGCCACACTACAATGAAGGACACATCCCCTGGGTCACAGTTGTTT GTTATTACATATCATCAGCGCTCTGCATAGCGGCCCTCTTCAGAGCTTCCACAGCAGATCCCGGTCGTCTTCCTGTGGACCCCCACATACCTCACTCTG AGCGAGAGCACTGGGAGCTTTGCAATAAGTGCAACTTAATGAGACCTAAAAGGTCCCACCACTGCAGTCGTTGTGGCCACTGTGTACGCAGGATGGACCACCACTGTCCTTG GATCAATAACTGTGTGGGAGAAGACAACCACTGGCTcttcctgcagctctgcttctACGCTCAGGTCCTCAGTTTGTTCACTCTGGTGTTGGACTTCTGCCAATACTATTACTTCCAACCACTGACAGGACTGGACCAG GAGAAGTTTACAACACGCCATGAGCTGGCTTTGCTGCGAGTCTCAGCGCTCATGGGTGTGGTCATGTTCGGTGGCATGACTAGCTTGTTTTACACCCAGATGACGGGCATCCTGTCT GATACTACCACCATTGAGAAAATGGCTCAGTTCTCAAATGAAGT ataTGGCTCAAAGAGATCCTGGCAGTGGGCACTAGCTGAAGTTTGCGGCACTCGCTGGAAACTCCTGTGGCTCATCCCGCTCCGAAGCAGGCAGCCACTCCAAGCCAGCCACCACTTCCGCACCCACGTGTAG
- the plaa gene encoding phospholipase A-2-activating protein: MASSNSYKLRCSIPGHEMDVRGLATAAFPEGAFVSVSRDRTGRVWVPNSSPDKGFTEMCCMSGHSNFVSCVCIIAPSETYPRGLIATGGNDNNICVFTLDRPQPLFTLKGHKNTVCTLSSGKFGTLLSGSWDTTARVWLNEKCMMTLQGHAAAVWAVVILPEHGLMLTGSADKTIKLWKAGRCEKTFTGHEDCVRGLAVISNTEFFSCSNDTSIRRWLVTGECVQVYYSHTNYIYSLAVFPNCQDFVSTGEDRTLRIWRKGECSQTIRLPAQSVWCCCILPNGDIAVGASDGIIRVFTEAEDRMASAEDLQAFEDELSKATIDPKTGDLGDIKLEDLPGREHLNEPGNRDGQTRLIKDEQKVEAYQWSVSDGRWVKIGDVVGGSNQQTSKSVMYEGKEYDYVFTIDVNEGGPSMKLPYNVSDDPWLTAHNFLQKNDLNPMFLDQVANFIIENTKGHVVGPAQPAGGDPFTGGARYIPGSSDDRPGFGADPFTGAGRYIPGSGPNPTAPVGVADPFTGGGAYSSAALRQTATNIYFPKTDGVTFEQANATQIIAKLKELNGGAPQEHKLSEDILEGLERLLVSVCGPNSSMPPPNLQEISLLWKASHWPEDIVFPVLDIMRLAVRHPQVNESLCGEAEGVQLCNHLLSLMRPEGRPANQMLALRTLCNCFSGRHGRALLMAQRETVLSRAADLATVSNKNIHIALATLVLNYAGCLHSQPDLEAKAQCLSVASRVLETVQDKEAVFRLLVALGTTVASDQTAQDLARSLGVNSQISKYSSVSDPPKVGECCQLVLKELQ; this comes from the exons ATGGCATCATCTAACTCATACAAACTCAGGTGCTCCATCCCGGGCCACGAAATGGACGTTAGAGGACTCGCTACTGCTGCTTTTCCAGAAGGAGCTTTCGTGTCTGTGTCTAGAGACCGAACCGGAAGAGTCTGGGTACCAAACTCCAG CCCAGACAAAGGCTTCACAGAGATGTGCTGTATGTCTGGTCACTCAAATTTTGTATCCTGTGTATGCATCATTGCACCAAGTGAAACATATCCTCGAGGGCTCATTGCCACAGGTGGGAACGATAATAACATTTGTGTCTTTACACTGGACCGACCACAGCCTCTATTCACTCTCAAGGGTCACAAAAATACAG TTTGCACTCTGTCATCTGGGAAGTTTGGGACACTTTTGAGCGGCTCCTGGGACACCACAGCCAGAGTCTGGCTCAATGAGAAGTGCATGATGACATTGCAG GGCCATGCTGCAGCAGTGTGGGCAGTGGTCATATTACCTGAACATGGTCTCATGCTAACTGGATCAGCAGATAAGACCATTAAACTTTGGAAAGCTGGACGATGTGAGAAAACATTTACAG GTCACGAGGACTGCGTAAGGGGACTAGCAGTAATCAGCAACACTGAGTTCTTCTCTTGCAGCAATGACACCAGTATCAGAAGGTGGCTGGTGACAGGCGAATGTGTCCAGGTCTATTACAGCCACACCAACTACATCTACAGCTTGGCTGTCTTCCCCAACTGCCAAG ATTTTGTAAGCACAGGAGAGGACAGGACACTGAGGATATGGAGGAAGGGAGAATGCTCTCAGACCATCCGCCTGCCTGCCCAGTCTGTCTGGTGCTGCTGTATTCTACCTAATGGGGATATAGCCGTTGGAGCCAG TGATGGCATTATCCGTGTTTTTACGGAAGCTGAGGACCGTATGGCCAGTGCAGAGGATCTACAGGCATTTGAGGATGAGCTCTCCAAAGCCACTATTGACCCCAAGACAGGCGACCTTGGAGACATCAAACTGGAGGATCTTCCTGGAAGGGAACACCTTAATGAGCCTG GAAATCGTGACGGACAGACACGGCTGATTAAAGATGAGCAGAAGGTGGAGGCATACCAGTGGAGTGTCAGCGATGGCCGCTGGGTAAAAATTGGAGATGTGGTTGGTGGCTCAAACCAACAGACTTCCAAGAGCGTGATGTACGAAGGAAAG GAGTACGACTACGTCTTCACCATCGATGTGAATGAGGGAGGGCCGTCCATGAAGCTGCCTTACAATGTGTCAGACGACCCCTGGTTGACAGCGCACAACTTCTTGCAGAAGAATGACCTCAACCCCATGTTCCTGGACCAGGTTGCCAATTTTATCATAGAAAACACCAAAGGTCATGTGGTGGGACCAGCCCAGCCTGCTGGTGGTGATCCATTCACCG GAGGAGCTCGGTATATCCCTGGGTCTTCTGATGATCGGCCAGGCTTCGGAGCTGATCCCTTCACAG GCGCTGGTCGCTACATCCCAGGATCTGGCCCGAACCCAACCGCTCCTGTAGGCGTAGCAGACCCTTTCACAG GTGGAGGTGCCTACTCGTCAGCAGCCCTCAGACAGACAGCAACCAACATCTACTTCCCCAAGACTGACGGCGTGACTTTTGAGCAAGCCAATGCCACGCAGATCATTG CCAAGCTGAAGGAACTTAATGGAGGTGCCCCACAAGAGCACAAGCTTTCTGAGGACATTCTGGAAGGCCTCGAAAGGCTGctggtgtctgtctgtgggCCTAACTCCTCCATGCCTCCTCCAAACCTCCAGGAGATCAGCTTACTCTGGAAGGCCTCCCACTGGCCTGAAG ACATAGTGTTTCCTGTTCTGGACATTATGAGGCTGGCGGTGCGCCACCCGCAGGTTAACGAGAGCCTCTgcggagaggcagagggagtcCAGCTGTGCAACCACCTGCTGAGCCTGATGAGGCCTGAGGGGCGTCCTGCCAACCAGATGTTGGCGCTGCGGACTCTCTGTAACTGCTTTAGTGGCAGGCACGGCCGAGCCCTCCTCATGGCCCAGCGTGAAACAGTGCTATCACGTGCTGCTGACCTGGCAACCGTCAGCAATAAGAACATCCACATTGCCCTGGCCACTCTGGTGCTTAACTACGCTGGCTGCCTGCACAGCCAACCCGATCTTGAGGCCAAGGCTCAGTGCCTCTCCGTGGCCAGCAGGGTTCTGGAGACAGTACAAGACAAGGAGGCTGTGTTTAGGCTGCTGGTGGCCTTGGGAACCACTGTGGCCTCAGACCAAACAGCCCAGGACCTGGCTCGCTCTTTGGGGGTCAACTCTCAGATTTCCAAGTACTCATCAGTGTCTGATCCCCCTAAGGTGGGCGAGTGTTGTCAACTGGTTTTAAAAGAATTACAATGA